The sequence CTCATCCCGTCCTGTCCTCGTCCTTTCCAAACTGATATTTCACTTTCAAGCTGGCCTTGAGTAAATTGCAATGATTTATCTTATTCTAATATCTTCTCATCGTTGGCTCTGACAATCCGTTGGCATGCAGCACGTTCAGCATCCTTGCCGTTGCCGTTGGCTTCACCGTAGTTTGCTTCTCGGCAGCTGGAATTATTGTCTGTATTAGCAACATCAACAACAGTTCATTCTTTCCTGACAGCCTCATAGTTTCTATGTGGGCctaccacttttttttttagaatgcTAGCGACATGGCACTGGAAAAGGCAATGTAGGTCTTTTCGTTCGGTCCAGCATTTTAGTTAAACTATTACAGATTTCCATCAAAGTTTGCTCAGATGTCCTCAGAGGAGGAATCCTCAGTACCTCAGTAGTCCCCCATCTTTTCCTGTAGGGCCACCGTGATCCAAAACTTTGCTTCTTGCCCACAGGTGATATTGATAACACCAAGCTGGGAGGAAGATTTGGTGATGTGGGTAAGCACTGATCCCTCTGACAACGTCAGGTAGGCAACTTTAAGGTGAACTAGCAATGTTTAGCTGAAGCTTACTGAATACTTAATGGTAAACACTTACAACATATGACGTGATATGAAGCTGAATGTCATTTTCCGGTTGGTTAGAGAACAATGTATTTTGACTCCCTGTTCACACATCATGTTAAATTCTACGAGCAGTTTTTGAACCTCGTGAATCTATGTGGCCTCTATCACAGAAGCAGCCACCTgatttaaaggtttaaaggtAATAAAGTGTCACGTTGTCTTTGTCGTACGGCAGTTGGTCTTAACGTCCCCTCGCCCCTCCCCACCagtgaacacatacacacagggtGATTAAATATAATCCATCTTCTTTACTCTCTTTCAGTATTTACACATGATCATTTTACAGCAATATTACTTTAGATTTATGGCATTTTAACCATCTTTATCtatcaaaaatatacaaaaataaaatggcatCTGTTTCTTCCTATATCACAACTGTCATCAGTCCATTTCTGTTGCTGCATATTAGGAAGAGGTACGTGATTTCCTATTCCGCTTTGCTCGACGTGTGGCCGGAAATCGGATGAACTCAAAGTGTTTGCTTTGGTCTGTGTTGGGGAAGGGAGGCGGGCCAGTGTGTAGCCTCTTGATGAAATGGACCTCTCTCTGGTTCTCCCTCGTCCTGGAGGCTTTGATGGGCCTCCCCTTCCTAGTGAAAGCCACATACCAGCCCTCATACTTGGCATTCTGGAAAGCTGTGTAATTGTTCTCCAGGACTATCTCTGTGAAGATACAATCCCTGCTCCGACCATTGGGCTGCGCAAGGAGACACAAAAGGTTTCTTATGTTGAATGTGGACAGACACAGATCACATGGCACACAGATAGAAGCTGTCtggatacatatatatatatatatatatatagaaaaccCTTCTTAAAGCAAGACTATATCATTTTTGAAAGAGGAAATAACATATTATTTCTCTCGCAAAGGAGAAGTTGAAGTTTTTAACACGAGACTTATATCgatcatataaataaaaattactaTTATAGGCAGAGTGACAGCGACTCATTTCAGTTGTTTGAAGAACTGAAAGTTTGACTCTTTTGGCCTCATGAGTTCTTATTGCACAGAAGTGCTGAAAAAGAGTACATTGATGTCGACTCGTGTATGGTTACGTAGGTTTACAAGCCTGTCAGACCTGCTGTGTCAGTCTGAGTGTCCTGTTAACTCATAGAGGGGCCGAACAGCAGTCACAGTTTCTAAAATTCTGAACTGTGATGAGAAACAGATTTATGAGCTGTCATGTCGGCCAGATATGTGAATCcttcttttccatttccatgAAGGAAGTAGAGAGTTGACTTATGACCAAAACACAAGCAGTACACGATGGGAGGGTACTTTCCCCTCGCTGCTGTCAGCGATGGCCAATAAGACTGAGCGACTATCATTCAGCCCTCTGCTCTGAGGAGTGCTTTTTTCCAGCACATCATGTCCTGAGGTGACTGACAAGTTATGAGACTACACTGACAATGGACTGAACCTTTAGTGGAGGAGCTACAGTGTAGTGAGATCTGATGAGGCCAGGCAAGGCCTCTGAAGAAAACAGCTCATAAAtggatttggatttttttccataactgtgtgtttcttttccaaTTACGTGTTGCCTGGAGACCTTTCTGTCCACTCATAGTTATCTGGTTCTATGGGTACATATGGTAACTGACTCAGATCAATATATGGGTTTGGTATCAGCAACTAACTTAGTCTTATTGTTCCCACATAAAAGAAATCCACAAATGTACGTTGTACCTTTCCAACGAGTTTCCCCTTCCGGTTCATGCAGAGGTATCGCCCACTCTCAGCACCTCTTATCCTCACTCGACTGCCAAAGGTGTCCGTCTCAACAAAGAGGCGAGCTGCcggaaaaagagaggagaaagtcAAGGAGCCGAAGgggtgaaaaaaagacaaacaacacaaaaccaAAGTGAGACCACCAGTTTATCGCCCCATAATCTAGTCATAGACATTGAATGGCAAATATTATTTAGACAAGGCAAAGCTTTAATGAAGCTTTTATTGTCATTCTCTCAGTGGAGACGGCTGAGTCAGGCAAGCCTCCTAAAATTATACCTCTCGCAAATGATTAAACAAATGTTATCACTACACATTAAAGAGCTCTATTGGAAGCAGAATATACATTCTCAATTGAGTTTGTCAATTGTATGCCCACAGTCAATTATGGCCATTGCGCATCACAACAGCCTTGTGTATTGGGGCTATAGAGACAAAGGACTTGTCCTAATCAGCCGCTAATTCGCCAGACGACGGCTTCATGGATACAGCAGGGAGGCCGAATTAACATACAGGCCTGAAAACAGCTCACAGAGGGAGGGACGAGCAGGAGGTGAAACTGCTGGTTGTGCCTGAGGACATTGGTCCCCAACAGGGGTTTTGTGGCTCTACAGTCGGGACCAGAAAACTGCATTCCATCCAAGGCTTCCACTTAATTCCTTTGAAGAATCCCTCTAACACAACCTCCCTtaacatttgtcatttattgCAGGTCAATCTTTGTTTACCAAGAGCTGGTATTTGTGCAGAAATCACAATTTACTACAGGTTGGACTGCAGATTTTACACACTGAGGTTGAGGTTGAATTAAGGTGAGCTCTGTCACACCGGAGATGCTGACTGGCCAAgaatcctcttttttttttttttttttaatgaatgtaacAAAAAACTTTGTACGTCTACCATTACATATAAGTCACAGAGCAGGGCGTCTGATTTTCTGAGAACCAACTGGCCAGTAAATAACATTTACTGTGGTTTCCTCAAAGACTCCTCTGACTCTGTCCACCGTGTgataaaaagctttttaaccGCTTTCCCAACTCGCACACAAAGATGATGGCTGGAAACGACAGATCTATTTTCTCAATTTGTACAGCATGAACCAACATTTTCAAACGTGTTGTTagttatagtgtgtgtgtgtgtgtgtgtgtgtgtgtgtgtgtgtgtgtgtgtgtgtgtgtgagtataaatatatattcatgttatttgccagtgttgtgtgtttttgtaaactATGATATGTACATTTGTTGATTGTACACAAAGAGCAAGAACATGCCACTTCTGCCCACTCGGATTCAACAAATACCACGGCAGCTTCAGAAACTTAACTTCTTAAAATCTTAAACTaatgttattatattttttttatctctacTATTTCAAGAGGTTTATGTGGAAACACCCTCAGAAGTGTTCCTTCAACCACCATCACAGATCTATGGTGTttatttgacagaaaacaggatGCACAGCTCTGAGGCTGCAGAGTAAGAATGAAACTTCTCCTCTGTCTTGTCCTGTCCGTGCAATGAGCACAGACCCTCTAATCCTGCAAACTGCTGAAGGATCCCTCGGTATACGGGATGTAAGGGGAAAAGCAAATGGAAACATAGCCAAATGTCCACCTGCGTTAACAGCAGGCCTCGAGTCAGCTCTTACCGTACGTATTTCCATCCTCAGCTGTGGCGGTGACCCTTTTGCCCTGAATCTGGACGTGTTTCCCGCTGGTGCGGCTGTAGAGCTGGTAAACCCTGACCTGTCTGCGGCTGAGCTGGTCCGTCACTGCGCCCTGCGTCCTCACATACTGGTTAAAATTAGGAGACGGGTgattctccccctttttttttgcaaagggaaaaataaaatacataatttttttctttctaatctgGGATACAGTAATGTATGGCTAATTTTGTATAACCACCAAAACAGATTGTAGCAAATCCAATAGTGCCCTACAGCTACTAGACCAGATGAAGTATATCTGCTCAAACTCGATTGCGGTTTTCAGAGTAGTTATTATTGAAGTTATTACAACTTTTATCTGAACTTTTTACTATTCTTTTTAAACTTCCTGTCAAATGTTCTGGTCACTTACCTGAGCATGGCACCACAGCACgaagaaatgaaatgatctgCAGAAGCgacagtaaaaataaagttattataaaGAAGTTATTTAAGAGGCAGCCATACAATCGTACGATCTCTCAGTCATCATCTTACATGTAAATGCAGCGCTGGTTTAGTCCATACATTctcctttttatttcatccGATCAAGAAGCGAGAGTCCCGAGGCAGAGGAATCCCAGAAGGATGCGGCAGTCAGATCCAGCGGCGCTCCCACACTGTTGGATGTGCGCTCCTGACCTGTCCATCCACACGGGTCCGTCTCACACAGCCTCTGATATAACCAGCTCCTAGTTAATTCCCCTCACATTTATCAAAAACCTGATCCAGACGACTGAGTGGGGAAGAGCTCTTCAAAAGACGCGCGCAGCACATCAAAAGCAGATACATCCATTCTAAAACGCTCCTCGGGTCTGTCTTGACATCActtgggtggtggtggtggtggtgggagggggggaTGTGAGGGACCTCGGGATCGGTGCGGGTCTGCTTGGGTTAATTCCTGGTTTTGAAAAGCCCTCTGCCTCACCGGGGTCAGGCTGCTCACTGGTTAAATGTTGGAGGACAAAGTCCCTCCCTGAAACCTTTCTATTGTGGGTGGGCAAAGCAGCACGACCTCTAATGATGATTTAATAGGGGAGACGCAgatgtgcagaaaaaaaaggaaaaaaaaggaaatttacATTCTTccacagaaaatacaacaacaaagcCCCAAGACAAAAGTAATAATTCAAAATCTAAATCCTACAGTTAAATtatccaaaaaaacaaaaaaaaactgccttgAGAGTTTTAGCTCTGATGTCACTCAAGTTTGCTTGCTTTTAATGTAGCTCATTACTGCAGCATTGTATTTAAAAGAGAGCAGCTAATGGCACCTTATGGGTGTGGCAATCAGGTGTTAAAGAGACCACtgcccacccaccccccccctccccccccccccccccccccccccccccccccccagcctccaCTACACTTCCCTTTTATCTTATGTTAATTGGTCACACTCCCGGCTCATGTAAAAGGAGGCCAAAAACAAATCATACAGACAAAAGGCCTGTTTCATCTTCACATAATAAGCAATCAACATCCCAAGATGAGCAGGAAGACGGTTCATttacagagaagagaagagaaaggaaccaaacagaggaaaagagaggagaagacagagggagagaagcatAGTGGATAAAAATCGGTCTATATTTTGCTAGCTGCTGAGTCCAGATGGGGCATAGTTTGAGTCTACGAGCAACAACGTAACATGAGGCTTTGAGTGCCTTCACATTTTACCTTTCTCTtgaccccaccaccacccctgtCGAGGGCAATTAAGTGATAAAATGCAGCAGTTAGGCATCTCTGACATGTTGATCTGCTTGTGGCCGGCTGACAGGAGCCGGCGGGAGTTGATTCCTCCCCGTCGATGTCACTTCTTACTGTAAGTCACTGTCAGCcaatcaatccatcaatcagTTCTCCTCTTGTATCACAACAATCAATATTGTTTTAGTCAGAACCCTAAACAGAACGCAGTGTTGTGAGCGAGGTGTGCTGAGAGAGCAGGTCATGATTTAACTGAGCGCTGCATGGaaccagctctgtgtgtgtgcctggtaTTTCAGTGTTTGCATGAGGGAGACGTCGTCCATGGAGTCGGTCCACAATGGCGTCATGGCCCCGTAGGATGACGCAGTGACAAACTTCCCATCACCCACAGAAATGTGCGTGTCAGTGCCGTCCAAAGAGAACGTGAAGAGTACGGTCATGTCTGATGCAACGGTAAACTTAATGACTCTGATTCATTCGTTGACTGATCTTTGCATCAGCCTTTATATGAGGATGGATAAAAATGAAAGCCGAGATCAGAAATCTACCCATAAGAATGAATAaatcagtgggaaaaaaaagaaagaaaccgTAGCAATGGTGAAATTACTATGCACTGCACTTTACACATgaaaaatatgtataatgtTCCAATCTCCATATCTTACTACTTTGGCCATATGTACAATATACAAcacatttctgtgcatttttgtgttaGCAGGAAGATGTAATAAATGATGTGTGCACTACTGagcacagactgtataaaagaagtggatgtggcttacgggtctgaaaagtgaagccaatgcgaAAGTGCCTTAAACCCACTTTCTTTGTAATGACCGACAGTGAGCGACCGGCTCCAAAGAAGTCCGATagaatggaagtctatgaaaGAGTGTGTCTACTTCTCACTTAATTTATTAcctcattaaacattttaatatgagTTTGTGGTCTTagtcgctagtttcaagtcttcgtcaatacagcatgatgttcgtTTTGAAAATCGTGGTCCTATTTAGAGTAAAATGGGCGAATAAAACGGGCTGTGCTTAAAGACGAGGCTGCCCTCTGACTGACCACAGATCCACAAATCAGTGGGTCCGCTTCTTATGTACAGTCCATGCTAACGAGTTGCAGTTTCAGAACACTACCACCAATGGGTGTGCTTCACAGCagaaagcacaggtgtaattaatcCCATTGACAAAGGCGCATAGTCACCAGAGTCATTATAGtgaagcagcagcctgcagtgttattaattacacctgtgaTTGTGACCTGCTGTGGTTAAGAGGGAACTCTTCTGCACCTACCGTGCTTGCATGGattctctccgggtactccgaCTTCCTCCCGCattccaaagacatgcaggttaatagtagtaatagtacgTCGCCTCATATTTCACATGTTTGTATCACCTCTGCAATGCTACACATATCACTGTAACATGTATATCCCCAAACTAACTGTGTGCTGAACACTGATCTATAGAACTGGAGTTACATCGTAGTAACTTATTAACGTTATCTCTCTGTAACTGTTTACTCAATGGGAGAATACCATTGATCAATGGCTGTCTTCATATTCATTAATCCATGTGCTACACAGAGTTTTGTGTTGAGCAAAGACTATTTCCTATTGCTGTCTAAGACGTATTCTGCTAAATGTAGAAACATGGCTGTGCAAGATTACCTCTCCAGTCAGAGGTTGCACGGGctaacaaagacattttttatttgatggcaGAGTTGGCTGTGGGCGTAGAGTGCTTTTGCAGTAGCTGCTGTCATCACTGTGGAATTCGCAGATCTctggctgtgctgtgttgtCAGCGAGATGTTTAGGGAATGGAATacaggaaggagaaaaagagtaAATAGTGTCTCATGAAATGCCACTTGTCAGCTCTCCTACTT comes from Pempheris klunzingeri isolate RE-2024b chromosome 7, fPemKlu1.hap1, whole genome shotgun sequence and encodes:
- the fgf17 gene encoding fibroblast growth factor 17, with the translated sequence MYGLNQRCIYISFHFFVLWCHAQGENHPSPNFNQYVRTQGAVTDQLSRRQVRVYQLYSRTSGKHVQIQGKRVTATAEDGNTYARLFVETDTFGSRVRIRGAESGRYLCMNRKGKLVGKPNGRSRDCIFTEIVLENNYTAFQNAKYEGWYVAFTRKGRPIKASRTRENQREVHFIKRLHTGPPPFPNTDQSKHFEFIRFPATRRAKRNRKSRTSS